Proteins encoded in a region of the Malaciobacter mytili LMG 24559 genome:
- a CDS encoding methyl-accepting chemotaxis protein, translating into MKSLSFGKKLLLSLISVTLISLGIMIFLVSSYSYTNSESDAKAYIRELASKNAHEINNTLEKAITVTTSLSSKYTSALEHNEKISKDGTISYFKSVLTHNPFILGIWFAFEDNSKFYEVGIDEKNPNYYTKSGAFQPYVTRGSNNDFVIQPGSEFDITSEWIALPYEQKTITITKPYKYPVNGKDVLMATISAPVFKDGKFLGAVGVDFSLDSFNKKVNEIKLFETGYGILVDSYGSVITHPIDKNLGKNLKDISTNKDVLAVLEKTSKGENYDFYAQNLKTGKDSFFHSSAFEFGNSGKYWSFIVSAPEEEFLVNAKFIKNFSIISGIVVLLVLILVVLVSIRVLNRNLDLIKNGLDDFFKYLNKQTNQTTSIKINSLDEFGQMALQINKNVEAIQENINKENLLIENVKNVVNEVNKGFFIKRIENSSNTASLNELKVLINQMLDTLQNFVGKDINKLQAVLLEYSKANFINKLDENSGTIGKEISSLNEMITEMLKDNKLGGLKLENSSKELSQNVETISKNATSQAASLEETAASIEEITSNIKNTNEKAQEMLRISSDTKNSALKGKELATKTVSSMDEINEQVNAINEAITVIDQIAFQTNILSLNAAVEAATAGEAGRGFAVVAQEVRNLASRSAEAAKEIKDLVENATVKADEGKSISTSMIEGFSQLEEKINQTNSLIDDVTNAAKEQTIGMTQIADAVNQLDKFTQENATIADKTNEISRETYFIAKELVEEANKSDFIGKDDIVVEEKKSSSKSFQVNYEVNKKVKKLEEKKEIKPKVISSKQNDDEWESF; encoded by the coding sequence ATGAAAAGTCTAAGTTTTGGAAAGAAATTACTTTTAAGTTTAATTTCAGTAACTCTAATATCATTAGGAATAATGATTTTTTTAGTTTCATCATATTCATATACAAACTCTGAAAGTGATGCAAAAGCCTATATAAGAGAATTAGCAAGTAAAAATGCACATGAAATAAATAATACTTTAGAAAAAGCAATTACAGTCACTACTTCCCTTTCAAGTAAATACACAAGTGCTTTAGAACACAATGAAAAAATTTCTAAAGATGGAACAATTAGTTATTTCAAATCGGTATTAACTCACAATCCTTTTATTCTTGGAATATGGTTTGCTTTTGAAGATAACAGCAAATTTTATGAAGTAGGAATAGATGAAAAAAATCCAAATTATTATACAAAATCTGGTGCTTTTCAGCCTTATGTTACAAGAGGAAGTAATAATGACTTTGTAATTCAGCCAGGATCTGAATTTGATATAACTTCAGAATGGATTGCTCTACCTTATGAACAAAAAACTATAACTATTACAAAACCTTATAAATATCCTGTTAATGGAAAAGATGTTTTAATGGCTACTATTTCAGCTCCTGTTTTTAAAGATGGAAAGTTTCTTGGAGCTGTTGGAGTTGATTTTTCATTGGATTCTTTTAATAAAAAAGTAAATGAAATAAAGCTATTTGAAACAGGATATGGAATACTAGTTGATTCTTATGGAAGTGTTATTACTCATCCAATAGATAAAAATTTAGGTAAAAACTTAAAAGATATTTCTACAAATAAAGATGTGTTAGCTGTTTTAGAAAAAACATCAAAAGGTGAAAATTATGATTTTTATGCACAAAATCTAAAAACAGGTAAAGATTCTTTTTTTCATTCATCTGCTTTTGAATTTGGAAATAGTGGTAAATATTGGTCTTTTATAGTAAGTGCACCTGAAGAAGAGTTTTTAGTTAATGCAAAATTTATTAAAAACTTTTCTATTATTTCTGGTATTGTAGTTTTATTAGTTCTTATTCTTGTAGTTTTAGTAAGTATAAGAGTTTTAAATAGAAATTTAGATTTAATAAAAAATGGTTTAGATGATTTTTTTAAATATTTAAATAAACAAACAAATCAAACAACTAGTATAAAAATAAATAGTTTAGATGAGTTTGGTCAAATGGCTTTACAAATTAATAAAAATGTTGAAGCAATTCAAGAAAATATTAATAAAGAAAATCTTCTTATTGAAAATGTAAAAAATGTAGTAAATGAAGTTAATAAAGGTTTTTTTATAAAAAGAATTGAAAATTCATCAAATACAGCATCTTTAAATGAGTTAAAGGTTTTAATTAATCAAATGCTTGATACTTTACAAAATTTTGTAGGAAAAGATATTAATAAATTACAAGCTGTTTTATTAGAATATTCAAAAGCAAATTTTATAAATAAACTTGATGAGAATAGTGGAACAATAGGTAAAGAGATAAGTTCTTTAAATGAAATGATTACAGAGATGTTAAAAGATAATAAGCTTGGTGGATTAAAATTAGAAAATAGTTCAAAAGAGTTATCACAAAATGTAGAGACAATAAGTAAAAATGCCACAAGTCAAGCAGCATCATTAGAAGAGACAGCAGCAAGTATAGAAGAGATAACAAGTAATATAAAAAATACAAATGAAAAAGCACAAGAGATGCTAAGAATTTCATCAGATACAAAAAACTCAGCATTAAAAGGAAAAGAGTTAGCAACAAAAACAGTAAGCTCAATGGATGAGATAAATGAACAAGTAAATGCAATAAATGAAGCCATAACAGTAATAGATCAAATAGCATTTCAAACAAATATCTTAAGTTTAAATGCAGCAGTAGAAGCAGCAACAGCAGGAGAGGCAGGAAGAGGATTTGCAGTAGTAGCACAAGAGGTAAGAAACCTAGCAAGTAGAAGTGCAGAAGCAGCAAAAGAGATAAAAGATTTAGTAGAGAATGCAACAGTAAAAGCAGATGAAGGGAAATCAATAAGTACCTCAATGATAGAAGGGTTTTCACAATTAGAAGAGAAAATAAATCAAACAAATAGTTTAATAGATGATGTAACAAATGCAGCAAAAGAGCAAACAATAGGGATGACACAAATAGCAGATGCAGTAAATCAACTAGATAAATTTACTCAAGAAAATGCAACTATTGCTGATAAGACTAATGAAATTTCAAGAGAAACTTATTTTATTGCAAAAGAGTTAGTTGAAGAAGCAAACAAAAGTGATTTTATTGGAAAAGATGATATTGTAGTTGAAGAGAAAAAAAGTTCTTCAAAATCTTTTCAAGTAAATTATGAAGTTAATAAAAAAGTTAAAAAACTTGAAGAAAAAAAAGAAATAAAACCTAAGGTAATTTCTTCAAAGCAAAATGATGATGAATGGGAGAGCTTTTGA
- the cmoA gene encoding carboxy-S-adenosyl-L-methionine synthase CmoA — MVDKIFEKSIKKQFEFDEDVASVFDDMLNRSVPYYKQTQELTIKFALNYLNKNDVVYDLGCSTASTLIELGKHSKYDLKLIGIDNSSAMLARASKKCKAFGIDIELRNDDLLNTSYENAKLIISNYTLQFIRPLQREKLIQKIYNSLDKDGIFIFSEKVISSNKTLNKQCIDIYYDFKKQQGYSEYEISQKREALENVLIPYTEEENKKMILDAGFSHCETIFKWVNFATFIAIK; from the coding sequence ATGGTAGATAAAATATTTGAAAAATCAATAAAAAAACAGTTTGAATTTGATGAAGATGTAGCATCAGTATTTGATGATATGTTAAATAGGTCTGTACCTTATTATAAACAAACACAAGAGCTTACAATCAAATTTGCTTTAAACTATTTAAATAAAAATGATGTGGTTTATGATTTAGGTTGCTCAACGGCTTCAACACTTATAGAGTTAGGAAAACATTCAAAATATGATTTAAAACTTATAGGTATTGATAACTCAAGTGCTATGTTAGCTCGTGCTTCTAAAAAATGCAAAGCCTTTGGGATTGATATAGAACTAAGAAATGATGACTTATTAAATACATCTTATGAAAATGCTAAACTTATTATTTCAAACTATACTCTTCAATTTATTAGACCTCTTCAAAGAGAAAAATTAATACAAAAAATATATAATTCACTAGATAAAGATGGTATTTTTATTTTTAGTGAAAAGGTTATTTCATCAAATAAAACTTTAAATAAACAGTGTATTGATATATATTATGACTTTAAAAAACAACAAGGTTATAGTGAATATGAAATTTCACAAAAAAGAGAAGCCTTAGAAAATGTTTTAATACCATATACTGAAGAAGAAAATAAAAAGATGATTCTAGATGCAGGATTTTCTCATTGTGAAACAATTTTCAAATGGGTAAACTTTGCAACTTTTATTGCTATTAAATAA
- the bcp gene encoding thioredoxin-dependent thiol peroxidase — MLEIGTKAPSFCAKNQDDVEICLRDLAGKWIVLYFYPKDLTPGCTTQACDFSASEPEFDELDAVILGVSPDDTQKHRRFIEKKELTITLLSDSDKKMCEDYKVWQLKKFMGKEYMGVVRSTFIINPDGEIAALWTNVKVKGHIEAVKEKLKELQSK; from the coding sequence ATGTTAGAAATAGGAACAAAAGCCCCAAGTTTTTGTGCAAAAAATCAAGATGATGTTGAAATTTGTTTAAGAGATTTAGCGGGGAAATGGATAGTTTTATACTTTTATCCAAAAGATTTAACTCCTGGTTGTACAACACAAGCTTGTGACTTTAGTGCAAGTGAGCCTGAATTTGATGAACTTGATGCAGTTATTTTGGGAGTTAGTCCAGATGATACACAAAAACATAGAAGATTTATAGAAAAAAAAGAACTTACAATTACACTTTTATCTGATAGTGATAAAAAAATGTGTGAAGATTATAAAGTTTGGCAACTAAAAAAATTTATGGGTAAAGAGTATATGGGAGTAGTAAGATCAACTTTTATTATTAACCCTGATGGTGAAATTGCAGCTTTATGGACAAATGTAAAAGTAAAAGGTCATATAGAGGCAGTAAAAGAAAAATTAAAAGAGTTACAATCAAAATAA
- a CDS encoding plasminogen-binding N-terminal domain-containing protein: MKRVSTKILLATTTIFLSANLSAKTTICYKNEWTKPSTIGKMKLEGGECNSEFSIQEMKEKGWNLKDIKITSGEKGLNYQYVLTTDEIIKIDNKKIVKDIENTKTAATTTVAQNLQNTKDTKKVENTKIVKKYIETPYVQTAFSFEEIYAKLENVQKNEAIINKPNLRIGQSGIVVQRYENGKKIIVSNAYVTSSNGTYSKVKLIPFTDLKQEAIPTSNAVAKDGDILILNYMYNKSLLITPSQDAFQVARAKFGKNTFLHSDIFAAKLKTIREPLPSKGTIQQFAIDQNLGTIFFIIENKAYVVDAKTFAILDTYTLAYNYLDTEKMPFYTRVEDIEKAPFDLIWKSVKELSFLKDLFGDDERSEEEILLEGEMKQDDIVTKNNIYNEYYKSILGLN, translated from the coding sequence ATGAAAAGGGTTTCTACTAAAATATTATTAGCAACTACAACTATTTTTTTATCAGCAAATTTAAGTGCAAAAACTACAATTTGTTATAAAAATGAATGGACAAAACCATCAACAATTGGAAAGATGAAACTTGAGGGTGGAGAGTGTAATTCAGAATTTTCTATTCAAGAGATGAAAGAAAAAGGTTGGAATTTAAAAGATATTAAAATTACAAGTGGAGAAAAAGGACTAAATTATCAGTATGTTTTAACAACAGATGAAATTATTAAAATTGATAATAAAAAAATTGTTAAAGATATTGAAAATACAAAAACAGCTGCAACTACTACTGTTGCACAAAATCTTCAAAATACTAAAGATACAAAAAAAGTTGAAAATACTAAAATTGTAAAAAAATATATTGAAACTCCATATGTACAAACTGCTTTTTCTTTTGAAGAGATTTATGCAAAATTAGAAAATGTTCAAAAAAATGAAGCAATTATTAACAAACCTAATTTAAGAATTGGTCAAAGTGGTATTGTTGTACAAAGATATGAAAATGGGAAAAAAATTATTGTATCAAATGCCTATGTTACAAGCTCAAATGGTACTTACTCAAAAGTTAAACTAATCCCATTTACTGACTTAAAACAAGAAGCAATTCCAACTTCAAATGCAGTTGCAAAAGATGGTGATATTCTTATTTTAAACTATATGTATAATAAATCATTATTAATTACACCATCACAAGATGCTTTCCAAGTAGCAAGAGCTAAATTTGGAAAAAATACTTTTTTACATTCTGATATTTTTGCTGCAAAATTAAAAACAATTAGAGAACCTCTTCCATCAAAAGGAACAATTCAACAATTTGCAATTGATCAAAATTTAGGAACAATTTTCTTTATTATTGAAAATAAAGCTTATGTAGTTGATGCTAAAACTTTTGCTATATTAGATACTTATACATTAGCTTATAACTATTTAGATACAGAAAAGATGCCATTTTATACAAGAGTTGAAGATATTGAAAAAGCCCCATTTGATTTAATTTGGAAAAGTGTTAAAGAGTTATCATTCTTAAAAGATTTATTTGGTGATGATGAAAGAAGTGAAGAAGAAATTCTTTTAGAAGGTGAAATGAAACAAGATGATATTGTTACAAAAAACAATATTTATAATGAATATTATAAATCTATATTAGGATTAAATTAA
- a CDS encoding FAD-binding oxidoreductase, producing MIDAKHLEALKNIVGQENVKADKAHLIAYCYDATKERFEPDAVVFPKDEQDVSKVLKYCNEHKIIIVPRGAGSGFTGGALPANGGIILSLERHMNKLLEIDMENMVGVVQPGLINMDFQKAVEAVGLFYPPDPASEQYSTLGGNVSENAGGMRAAKYGITKDYVVALRAVLPNGDIIVAGKKTIKDVAGYNTAGILIASEGTLAVITEITLKLIPKPKFKQTYMGVFPDVNKAMNAVFKSLASGANPVAMEFLDALVIKALKQKFPQVELPDNAGGILVGDVDGSSQAEIDSQLETLKNAFAQYGSIDFIIAKDDAHANSLWFARRNASPATMIYGTKKLNEDISVPRSKLPVALDGIYKIGEKYGFNVPCFGHAGDGNIHVNVMVKDKTNEKEMEDGHKAIEEIFQFVVDLGGTLSGEHGIGLSKAPFMNIAFTNAEIELFRNIKKAFDPNNILNPFKMGL from the coding sequence ATGATTGATGCAAAACATTTAGAAGCATTAAAAAATATTGTTGGGCAAGAAAATGTTAAAGCTGATAAGGCACATTTAATTGCATATTGTTATGATGCAACAAAAGAGAGATTTGAACCTGATGCAGTTGTATTTCCAAAAGATGAACAAGATGTATCAAAAGTTTTAAAATATTGTAATGAACATAAAATAATTATTGTTCCAAGGGGAGCTGGTTCTGGTTTTACAGGAGGAGCTCTTCCAGCAAATGGAGGTATTATTTTATCTTTAGAAAGACATATGAATAAACTTCTTGAAATTGATATGGAAAATATGGTGGGAGTAGTTCAACCAGGTTTAATTAATATGGATTTTCAAAAAGCTGTTGAAGCAGTAGGTCTATTTTATCCACCAGATCCAGCAAGTGAACAATACTCTACTTTAGGTGGAAATGTAAGTGAAAATGCAGGGGGAATGAGAGCAGCAAAATATGGTATTACAAAAGATTATGTAGTTGCACTAAGAGCTGTATTACCAAATGGAGATATTATTGTTGCAGGTAAAAAAACAATTAAAGATGTTGCTGGATACAATACAGCTGGTATTTTAATTGCAAGTGAAGGAACTTTGGCTGTTATTACTGAAATTACTTTAAAACTTATTCCTAAACCAAAATTTAAACAAACATATATGGGTGTTTTCCCTGATGTAAATAAAGCTATGAATGCAGTATTTAAATCTCTAGCAAGTGGAGCAAACCCAGTTGCTATGGAGTTTTTAGATGCACTTGTTATTAAAGCTTTAAAACAAAAATTCCCACAAGTTGAACTACCTGATAATGCAGGAGGAATTTTAGTTGGAGATGTGGATGGTTCTTCTCAAGCAGAAATAGATTCACAACTTGAAACTTTAAAAAATGCCTTTGCACAATATGGTTCAATTGATTTTATTATTGCAAAAGATGACGCTCATGCAAATTCACTTTGGTTTGCTAGAAGAAATGCAAGTCCTGCTACAATGATTTATGGAACTAAAAAATTAAATGAAGATATTTCTGTTCCAAGAAGTAAACTTCCAGTAGCTTTAGATGGAATTTATAAAATTGGTGAAAAATATGGATTTAATGTACCTTGCTTTGGTCATGCAGGAGATGGAAATATCCATGTTAATGTAATGGTAAAAGACAAAACAAATGAAAAAGAGATGGAAGATGGACATAAAGCAATTGAAGAAATTTTCCAATTTGTTGTTGATTTAGGTGGAACATTAAGTGGTGAACATGGAATAGGTCTATCAAAAGCTCCTTTTATGAATATCGCATTTACAAATGCTGAAATAGAGCTATTTAGAAATATTAAAAAAGCTTTTGATCCTAATAATATTTTAAATCCCTTTAAAATGGGTCTTTAA
- a CDS encoding YihY/virulence factor BrkB family protein: MNKQSLVAQYIKSFIDLVDSFFNDDTTYYAASLSFFTIFSILPIIALLIAIISSMEIFQGYLDIFISYVFDILNPTHSKDFINSFKNFISNSNQLGYIGLIYMIFVFVMFFKDYEYIVNKLHKTKRRPIYKSFLFYLIFLIALPFLFTISDILLSLNKSSFLNSLTTFIIAWFIFFILFKLSVNKFVYTKAALISSFFTLIILSITKNLFVYYVVYNKTYSTIYGSLATLLFSFFWIYISWIIYLYGIKMCHRLNIQEQLKKRKFLNK, translated from the coding sequence ATGAATAAGCAAAGTCTTGTAGCACAATATATAAAAAGTTTTATTGATTTAGTAGATTCTTTTTTTAATGATGATACTACTTATTATGCTGCAAGTCTTAGCTTCTTTACAATTTTTTCTATATTACCAATAATTGCCCTTTTAATTGCAATTATCTCTTCTATGGAGATTTTTCAAGGATATTTAGATATTTTTATTTCATATGTTTTTGATATATTAAACCCTACTCACTCAAAAGATTTTATTAACTCTTTTAAAAATTTTATTTCAAATTCTAATCAATTGGGATATATTGGATTAATTTATATGATTTTTGTATTTGTAATGTTTTTTAAAGATTATGAATATATTGTAAATAAACTTCATAAAACAAAAAGAAGACCTATTTATAAATCATTTTTATTTTATTTGATATTTTTAATTGCTTTACCTTTTTTATTTACAATTTCTGATATTTTATTATCTTTAAATAAAAGCTCTTTTTTAAACTCTCTTACAACTTTTATTATTGCTTGGTTTATCTTTTTTATTCTTTTTAAACTAAGTGTAAATAAGTTTGTATATACAAAAGCAGCACTTATTTCTTCTTTTTTTACTTTAATTATCTTATCAATTACAAAAAATCTATTTGTCTATTATGTAGTTTATAATAAAACCTATTCTACTATTTATGGCTCACTTGCTACTTTGCTTTTTTCATTTTTTTGGATTTATATTTCTTGGATAATCTATCTATATGGAATAAAAATGTGTCATAGACTAAATATTCAAGAACAATTAAAAAAAAGAAAGTTTTTAAATAAATAA